Within Salvia splendens isolate huo1 chromosome 21, SspV2, whole genome shotgun sequence, the genomic segment GGCACTCTCAAACAAGAAAGCGTGGAAAGTAGTTATCAATTAAACTTGCCCCCTTGGTTGCACTATCCAAATCTTGGTTGCCAAATGTCCCAACCAAAAAACTATTCTAGCTTTGAGGGATCGTCCACTTGTTCCAGTCTTTCGAACGAGCATCAGGTACTCCAACTAGGCCCTGATCATCGCACATTAAGTGAGATGTCGAAGGAGAAGTCAAGCAAGGGTAATGTCGAATTACCAAGATTGAGAAGGAGAAAGTGCGCAGATCTGGCATTGAGTAATAATGGCGATGAGAAAGTAGGCGCGAAAACTAGGCGGGTGATGGAAAGGGGACCTTTCTTGTCAAAGAATCTTATGACTGAGAGAAATCGGAGGAAGAGGATCAAAGATCGGGAGTATGCTCTTCGTGCACTAGTCCCAAACATCTCCAAGGTTTAATGAAAAATATCACACAGTTGCAATTTGGGAACCATATTTCCAGTTATGATTGAAATTGAAACTGTTTTCTTGCTTGCAGATGGATAAAGTTGGTACATTGGTTGATGCAGCTGATTACATAAAGGAGTTGGAGGTTTGTATCAGAAAATATAACCAAGAACTCAAAGCATTAGAAGAGGAAGACCGCAACGAGGTTAATGCCACAGCAGAATGTCCGTTGTTGGTGAGGGATTGTGCAGATAAGAAGGGTAGTGCAAGTGAAAACACCGCAATCCTGGTAAGGAAAACACATCAGGTCTTTGGAATCTAACcaaattttgtttatagtgaagTTTGATGTTGAGTTTTTTGCACAATGCATAGGTGGGAGTTGAAGTGTTCCAACTCGGGGTGAAAGATTTCTTGGTGAAGGTTATAAGCAAGCAAAGGCAGGGTGCCTTTTCACGGTTGATTGATGCCATTGGTTGCCTAGGACTTGAGGTTGCAGATGTCAATGTCTCCACACTCCATGGCTTGGTGTCCAATGTTCTCACTGTGGAGGTATTTTCctaaaactctctctctctctctctctctctctctctctctctctctctctcactctcatgTTGGCATCTGTTTTGTTATTGAAGGCTATGAGAGCAGACTTAGATCCAAATGCTTTGAAGCATTCATTGTTTGAGCTGGTTAAATAGAAATGCAACAACAGCTACAGATTTGCAGAAAAGGTGGAAGATGATTTTTTCTGCCATTTATACATGGTTGGATGATTCATCCTTTAACTACATAGAATCTACTTATTTTGCTACAAAAAGGTTGATTTCATCAAGATTGTAGACTACCATTTAGTT encodes:
- the LOC121784544 gene encoding transcription factor bHLH90-like isoform X1 translates to MQRDTTIIKAPFQFLIKKLSAWREMLEMAASLEKGIEWLRPLVNNQPWDYCVIWKLGDDPSRFIEWGACCCSSGRSGDGVKIMGVNLIDECKDSLIKHPITSNACRKLAHLPSAIPLYSGVHGDVVMSKRARWTTARSNDDDESNGTQVLIPVTWGLIELFTSKHVPRDQKTIDYISARFRGTLKQESVESSYQLNLPPWLHYPNLGCQMSQPKNYSSFEGSSTCSSLSNEHQVLQLGPDHRTLSEMSKEKSSKGNVELPRLRRRKCADLALSNNGDEKVGAKTRRVMERGPFLSKNLMTERNRRKRIKDREYALRALVPNISKMDKVGTLVDAADYIKELEVCIRKYNQELKALEEEDRNEVNATAECPLLVRDCADKKGSASENTAILVGVEVFQLGVKDFLVKVISKQRQGAFSRLIDAIGCLGLEVADVNVSTLHGLVSNVLTVEAMRADLDPNALKHSLFELVK
- the LOC121784544 gene encoding transcription factor bHLH90-like isoform X2, with protein sequence MQRDTTIIKAPFQFLIKKLSAWREMLEMAASLEKGIEWLRPLVNNQPWDYCVIWKLGDDPSRFIEWGACCCSSGRSGDGVKIMGVNLIDECKDSLIKHPITSNACRKLAHLPSAIPLYSGVHGDVVMSKRARWTTARSNDDDESNGTQVLIPVTWGLIELFTSKHVPRDQKTIDYISARFRGTLKQESVESSYQLNLPPWLHYPNLGCQMSQPKNYSSFEGSSTCSSLSNEHQVLQLGPDHRTLSEMSKEKSSKGNVELPRLRRRKCADLALSNNGDEKVGAKTRRVMERGPFLSKNLMTERNRRKRIKDREYALRALVPNISKMDKVGTLVDAADYIKELEVCIRKYNQELKALEEEDRNEVNATAECPLLVRDCADKKGSASENTAILVGVEVFQLGVKDFLVKVISKQRQGAFSRLIDAIGCLGLEVADVNVSTLHGLVSNVLTVEDLVV